From the genome of Papaver somniferum cultivar HN1 chromosome 2, ASM357369v1, whole genome shotgun sequence, one region includes:
- the LOC113353095 gene encoding WAT1-related protein At1g43650-like isoform X1, whose translation MKGLSIRIISSMESKKPYIAMMFIQFVYAGMALFSKAAIGAGMNPFVFVVYRQAFASLALTPFSIFLERKKAPRPSFCLLCKIFFVSLFGITLSLNLYYVALNNTSATVATATTNTIPAITFIIAAFLRMESITLKHYYGVAKVIGTTVCLSGALVVALYNGPAVKMNWKSSSSFHHHQTGHISNDPSPPSNSSPKAVDSVKGALIMLSANTVWSFWLILQGPLIKLYPAKVHLTTLQCWFSCIQSLIVAVIFERNNPSSWKLGWDIHLLSVAYCGIVVTGMTYWLQAWCIERKGPVFIAMFTPLALVITIIFSAFIWKEQLHWGSIAGALLLIGGLYSVLWGKNKEELTNTTTEEDIQNDAKTKEANELELIDAERQLKCFIE comes from the exons ATGAAAGGCTTGTCAATCAGAATAATTTCATCAATGGAAAGCAAAAAACCATATATAGCAATGATGTTCATACAATTTGTATATGCAGGCATGGCTTTGTTTTCTAAAGCAGCAATTGGTGCAGGAATGAAcccttttgtttttgttgtttataGACAAGCTTTTGCTTCACTTGCCTTAACTCCATTTTCTATCTTCCTTGAAAG GAAAAAGGCTCCTCGTCCATCATTCTGCTTATTATGCaagattttctttgtttctttgttcgG GATAACACTGAGTTTGAATCTGTATTATGTCGCTCTTAACAATACCTCTGCAACAGTTGCTACTGCTACAACCAATACAATTCCTGCCATTACCTTCATCATTGCTGCTTTTCTCAG GATGGAAAGCATTACATTAAAGCATTATTATGGAGTAGCAAAGGTGATTGGGACTACAGTATGTTTATCAGGAGCTCTAGTAGTTGCTTTATATAATGGTCCTGCAGTGAAAATGAATTGGAAGTCTTCATCATCATTTCATCATCACCAAACCGGCCATATTTCTAATGACCCATCTCCACCATCTAACTCATCCCCAAAGGCAGTAGATTCAGTTAAAGGAGCTCTCATCATGCTTTCCGCAAATACAGTTTGGTCATTTTGGCTTATCTTACAG GGTCCCCTTATCAAGTTATACCCAGCAAAAGTACATCTGACTACCCTGCAGTGCTGGTTTAGTTGTATTCAATCACTAATTGTGGCTGTAATCTTTGAGAGGAACAATCCATCTTCATGGAAGCTCGGATGGGACATTCACCTTCTCTCCGTGGCTTACTGT GGTATAGTTGTAACTGGAATGACCTACTGGTTGCAAGCTTGGTGTATCGAAAGAAAAGGACCAGTTTTTATAGCAATGTTTACTCCTTTAGCACTGGTCATTACTATCATCTTCTCTGCCTTCATATGGAAGGAGCAGTTGCATTGGGGAAG TATTGCCGGTGCACTGTTGTTAATAGGAGGCCTATATAGCGTTTTGTGGGGGAAGAATAAAGAAGAACTCACAAATACTACGACTGAGGAAGATATACAAAATGATGCGAAAACCAAAGAAGCAAATGAATTGGAACTTATTGATGCAGAGAGGCAACTGAAATGCTTTATAGAATGA
- the LOC113353095 gene encoding WAT1-related protein At1g43650-like isoform X2 has translation MTLVIKLIMSFFSTNGMALFSKAAIGAGMNPFVFVVYRQAFASLALTPFSIFLERKKAPRPSFCLLCKIFFVSLFGITLSLNLYYVALNNTSATVATATTNTIPAITFIIAAFLRMESITLKHYYGVAKVIGTTVCLSGALVVALYNGPAVKMNWKSSSSFHHHQTGHISNDPSPPSNSSPKAVDSVKGALIMLSANTVWSFWLILQGPLIKLYPAKVHLTTLQCWFSCIQSLIVAVIFERNNPSSWKLGWDIHLLSVAYCGIVVTGMTYWLQAWCIERKGPVFIAMFTPLALVITIIFSAFIWKEQLHWGSIAGALLLIGGLYSVLWGKNKEELTNTTTEEDIQNDAKTKEANELELIDAERQLKCFIE, from the exons ATGACATTAGTTATAAAACTGATCATGAGCTTCTTCAGCACCAACG GCATGGCTTTGTTTTCTAAAGCAGCAATTGGTGCAGGAATGAAcccttttgtttttgttgtttataGACAAGCTTTTGCTTCACTTGCCTTAACTCCATTTTCTATCTTCCTTGAAAG GAAAAAGGCTCCTCGTCCATCATTCTGCTTATTATGCaagattttctttgtttctttgttcgG GATAACACTGAGTTTGAATCTGTATTATGTCGCTCTTAACAATACCTCTGCAACAGTTGCTACTGCTACAACCAATACAATTCCTGCCATTACCTTCATCATTGCTGCTTTTCTCAG GATGGAAAGCATTACATTAAAGCATTATTATGGAGTAGCAAAGGTGATTGGGACTACAGTATGTTTATCAGGAGCTCTAGTAGTTGCTTTATATAATGGTCCTGCAGTGAAAATGAATTGGAAGTCTTCATCATCATTTCATCATCACCAAACCGGCCATATTTCTAATGACCCATCTCCACCATCTAACTCATCCCCAAAGGCAGTAGATTCAGTTAAAGGAGCTCTCATCATGCTTTCCGCAAATACAGTTTGGTCATTTTGGCTTATCTTACAG GGTCCCCTTATCAAGTTATACCCAGCAAAAGTACATCTGACTACCCTGCAGTGCTGGTTTAGTTGTATTCAATCACTAATTGTGGCTGTAATCTTTGAGAGGAACAATCCATCTTCATGGAAGCTCGGATGGGACATTCACCTTCTCTCCGTGGCTTACTGT GGTATAGTTGTAACTGGAATGACCTACTGGTTGCAAGCTTGGTGTATCGAAAGAAAAGGACCAGTTTTTATAGCAATGTTTACTCCTTTAGCACTGGTCATTACTATCATCTTCTCTGCCTTCATATGGAAGGAGCAGTTGCATTGGGGAAG TATTGCCGGTGCACTGTTGTTAATAGGAGGCCTATATAGCGTTTTGTGGGGGAAGAATAAAGAAGAACTCACAAATACTACGACTGAGGAAGATATACAAAATGATGCGAAAACCAAAGAAGCAAATGAATTGGAACTTATTGATGCAGAGAGGCAACTGAAATGCTTTATAGAATGA